The genomic DNA TCGCCGCGAGATTTAACGAAACTCGTGGGATGACTGCGCCAGGCCCTGCGATGACGCTCATATTGAGGGGATCTGAGGGGAGGGGGAAAAGTCCGCTCGTCCGAATATGCTCGACCATCGCGGGCACTGAGGTTCGCACCTCAGTCTCCTGGTCGGAAACCGGTGCTGGCCGTACCAGCCCTCCTGGAACAGACAACGCCTCCGCAATCACTGCATTGATGATATGCGCCACCAGCAAAGTGCCGCACACAATATAAGCGAATATGATTCCCCTGCGCATACTCATAGGCTTCGAAACAGACGGTAAACCATTCCTCTTAGTTACGTACATATTCTAGTGCGAAGCAAAGGCCCCGTGCAAGAAGAACCCGCTTCCCTTCTGACGCGAGTCGGGCATTTGTGGTAGCGCAGCAGTATGTTACATGAATAGATGTAAGGCCACAGTGCGCTATCGCAGGTAGACAACATCATGTAATTGAGACATACTTCAGGCTTGCCTTGTGCAAACGAAGGAGTGGTCTTGTGAAAAAAGCATTGATTAGTGGCATTACAGGTCAAGATGGATCGTATCTGGCGGAGTTCCTTCTCGGGAAGGGCTATGAGGTCTACGGCATTATCCGGAGATCAAGCTCGTTCAATACGGGACGAATCGATCCCATTTATGAAGACCCCCATGTTCCCCATCGACGTCTCCATCTTGTGTATGGAGACCTTAACGATGCGAGTTCATTGAATCGCATCATCCGAACGGTCCAGCCAGATGAAATTTATAACCTAGGGGCGCAAAGCCACGTGCGTGTGAGTTTCGATATTCCTGAGTATACGGGAGAGATTACCGGACTCGGAACGATCCGCCTTCTGGAAGCCATTCGGGAAGCAGGGTTGAAGCCGAAGTTTTATCAAGCCTCATCCAGTGAGATGTTCGGTAAAGTGCAGGATGTCCCCCAGCGCGAGACCACACCGTTTTATCCTCGTAGTCCCTATGGTGCGGCCAAAGTTTACTCCTACTGGATTACGGTTAATTATCGAGAGGCCTACGACCTCTTTGCCTGTAACGGCATTTTATTCAACCATGAATCTCCCAGACGGGGAGAGACCTTCGTGACGCGCAAGATCACGAAGGCGGCGGCGCGAATCAAGCTCGGTGTTCAGAAAGATCTCTTTCTTGGGAATCTGGATGCGAAACGAGACTGGGGATTTGCGGGAGACTATGTGCAGGCCATGTGGATGATGCTGCAAGCCCCAAAGCCTGAGGACTACGTCATCGCGACGGGAGAAACACATACGGTACGTGAGTTCTTGGAGCTGGCCTTTGATCGGCTTCAACTGGATTGGGAAAAATATGTGAAGATCGATCCTGCCTACTATCGTCCCACGGAGGTGGATCTTCTGATCGGCGATGCGAGCAAGGCCAAACAAGATTTGGGATGGGAGCCGAAGGTTCGGTTCAGGGAGCTGGCCCATATGATGGTGGACGCGGATCTTGCCCTAGAGCAAGAACGGCTCGAAGGAACCCATGGGAAAAAGTAATGATGTCTTTCTGGTCAGATAAGCGGGTCGTCGTCACAGGCGGAGCAGGCTTTCTTGGATCCTTCGTGGTTGAGCAGCTTCAAACCAAAGGATGCCACGATATTGTCGTTCCTCGAAGCAACGACTATGACCTCGTTCAGATGGACGCGGTCCAACAGCTCTACAGCGATAGCATTCCCGATATAGTCATTCATCTGGCTGCACGCGTCGGGGGAATTGGAGCGAACCAAGCCAATCCCGGGAAGTTTTTTTACGATAACCTGATGATGGGTGCTCAGCTTATCGAAGTCGGGCGTCAGCGTGGACTGAAGAAATTCGTGGCGCTGGGGACCATCTGCGCCTATCCCAAGTTTGCCCCCATTCCATTTAAGGAAGACGATATCTGGAACGGCTACCCTGAAGAGACCAATGCGCCCTATGGTCTGGCTAAAAAAATGATGCTGGTTCAGTCCCAGGCCTATCGTGATCAGTACGGGTTTAACTCAATTGTGCTGTTTCCGGTGAACCTCTACGGCCCTCGCGATAACTTCGATCTGGAAACGTCTCACGTGATCCCGGCCTTGATACGCAAATGTATGACGGCGCAAGAAGCCGGGCAGGCCACGCTTACATTGTGGGGGGATGGATCTCCGACTCGTGAGTTTTTGTATGTGGAGGATGCAGCAGCAGGCATCCTGCTCGCAGCTGAACATTATGAAGGCCGTCTTCCCGTTAATCTGGGAACAGGGGAGGAGGTCACGATTCGTAATCTTGCCACTATGATTGCTGCGGAGGCCAATTTTACGGGCCAGATCGTCTGGGACACCAGCAAACCCAATGGTCAGCCCAGACGGTGCCTGGATGTCAGTCGAGCGAAGCAACTCTTTGGCTTTCAAGCGAAGTATGCACTCCGGGATGGGCTCAAGAAGACGTGGCAATGGTTTGTTACCAATCGTCACAATCTCCGCCAAATCAGCTTTTGAGAACTGCCCTCATCTCCTGACCGTCGCTATGACTAGTGATCCCGAGAAGTCCGAGAGCACTTTTGAACGAACTGCCAGGGCCTGCCCATCGGTGCTTGATCAGCCGTGAAAAAAATAGGTGTAAAGCCCTTGAAAGTTAAAGTGTTTGTGAATTGATGTGAATGGCCTAATACTTGCTCGGGTACAGCCATTTGGTGTCTTGCCCCTCAGGAAGTTTGCATATGAAAGAATTCGATCCGTCACCCCTGAAACAGGAACAGAGTCCTGCCTCTTTCCCGATCCTATCGGGCACTGACAGCCTCGTCACGATGCCAGGAATCTCCAATCAGAGCGTCGAAGCCGCGGATTCAATAGACCCGTCGGACGGGCACGAATCGTACGAACGAGGAACAGCGCTCAAGAATGTTGGTTTATTCAGACAGGCAGCAGAACATTATGAGAAAGCCGCACAGCATCCACGATATGCACTGAAGGGCTTTGCCCAAATGGGTTTGTGCTTGAAAAAAAGCGGGAAACAGGACGATGCCGTTGAGGCCTTTCGACGGGCCCTCCAAGTGCCATCGACATCGTTGAAGGAGCGAGTTCAGATTCTTTATCTCTTAGGGAGAACATTGGAATCACTCGGGCGTATTCCAGAGTCAATGGAGACCTATCGCTGGCTCCGGCGTGAAGCGCCCCAATATCGGGATGTGGCCATGCGAATCGAGTCGTTAAGCACTAGACGAATGCCCGCCAACAACCGCTTAACCTAAGGGACAGTCGCAGAGCCATACAGACATTGAAACTGTGGTGGGGCCCTTCTGCAAAACGGAACGTCACGCCTCATCTAAGACGTTTGTTAGTTGTGGAACCCAAATAAATCAGTTAGGTTTTCTCCAGCAGGGCTCGCATTCTCACAATTCTGGCAGGTAGAGTCTCACCCGTTGCGGTCTCTCTAGAAGCGAAGGAGCGAGTCACCTGGTGGCAGGGCAATGGAAATAATCGCGATCCCTCGAAATGTGGTGGAGAACTGCTCGTGGCATCAATGTTTCTGTGGAGGGTTTGCATGAAGCTCGGCCGCTATTCCAGGATCAGTCATTAGGCCTGAGTAGTGGTGGGGTTCGACAATCACGCCAAGCTTGTTTCAGCTTTATTTGTGGTCCAGGCAGGTGATGTATCGGGTGGCCGTTCTTTCATCATAACCAGCTCAGACCGCCGAGGCAGACAGTGACCCACCGGTGAGTCGATATCCAGATCTCATTTGCGCCATCCACTGAGTGAATAATCCGTTCCTAACGCATGCGATCTGTGCAGAAGTAGCCAGAATGACACGATGACGGTTAAACGCCGCGTACTCAAGAATGCTGCCATGGCCATCGCTCAGGTGGTGGTCATTGGTCTTGCCTTCTTTGTGCTGTTCCGGTTCCTCCTGGAAACAATCGGCATCGAACGCGTGGGGATTTGGTCTCTGGTGTTGGCCACCACGAACGTGACTCGCATCAGCGAACTAGGCTTTGCGAACAGCGTGCTTCAATTTGTTTCGCGCTACCTTGCCAAGGGGGAACCGTTGCGGGCGGCACGGGTTATCGAGACTGCCATCATCACCGTGGCAGGATTCGGCGGTCTCGCGCTGTTTCTGTTGTACCCGATTCTTGAGTGGGCCGTTGCGCGATTGATTCCGCCCGCGCTATTGCCGGAGGCCATAGGCCTTCTGCCATTCACCGTTGGGTCGCTGTGGTGCAGTATGATGGCCTCAACTGTTCACTCAGGGCTGGACGGAATCCAGAGAACGGACTTGAGAAGTGTCGTGCTCATGTCGAGCCAACTGATTTTTGTAGGAACTGTGTTCTATCTCGTTCCTGCCAATGGCCTTGAAGGGGTGGCTCAAGCGCAACTGATCCAATCGTTCTGGAGCTTACTCGTGAGCTGGATGGTGCTCAAAGTCAGCCTCGATGGGCTGAGCATCATGCCCTATCGTTGGTCCGCCACCGTATTCCGTGAGATGTTCGGCTATGCGGCCAATTTTCAAGTGAACGGGATCGCACAGCTCTTCTTCGAGCCGACAACTAAAGCATTGTTGAGTAAATGGGGCACGCTTTCGGATGTGGGCTACTTTGAAATGGCCAGCCGTATGATTATGCAAATTCGCAGCCTCCTGGTCGCGGCCAATCAGGTCATGGTGCCTGTGATCACGACTCAGCAAGAACGCGCACCTACCCATATCCCGGACACATACAAGCGCTGCTATGACATCATGCTCTATCTGTCCATCCCTATCTTTTCCTTTCTCTTTGTGGTCACTCCGCTCATCTCCGAGGCGTGGATCGGGAGGTATGAGGCAGTGTTCGTCGTGTTCGCATTCCTGCTCATTGCAAGCTGGGCGCTGAACACCACTACTGTACCGGCGTACCTTGCCTTTGTCGGTACCGGACAGCTCCGCTGGAATACATGGTCTCATCTGCTCATGGGCGTCACCAATCTACTCCTAGGCTACATCCTCGGGTATATGATGGGCAGTATCGGCGTTGTTGTGGGCACGTGTCTCGCCATTGTGGCCGGTAGCGTGATGACGCTCCTCACGTTTCATGCAGAGCACCACGTTGACCTTCACGGCCTCGTCTCACGGGGATCGAAAGGATTGGCACTGTGGTGCATGTCGGGGGTCGTCGGGGGACTGCTCCTGTACTATTTTCTGCGCGATACGCTCGCGCTCTGGACCGTTGCGGTATTGGTCTGTGCCATTTTTGGTGCCTTGGTTGCCCCCTCAATGTGGCACCATCGCATACGAACATTCCTTCTTGACGGTCTAGCCGAGCTATGCGGCCTCAAAAAAACGCATCAGGAAAAACATTGAATATGACGTTCCAGGACCCTCGCGGCGAATGTGTGAATATGCGCAGCAATAAGGCAGGCATTCCGTTATGAACGTGCTGATCATCGAACCGTTTGTCCAGGGTCACCATGGTGCATATCTTCGTTGGATTATTCGAGCCATCCTGTCTCGCGGCCACTCGGTTCAGCTCGCCACGTTTGAACCAAGTTTGGCGCATCCCTCCATGCAGGATTTGCTGTCTACTTCTGGAGAACGACTCACCGTCATCAGCAGGCCGGCTCGCGCCTTTGGGACATTCGACGGAAATCTCATTCGGATGACCGCTGACATGATGGCGTTTCGACAATTATTGGGACATTTCTATGCTCTGGCTTCGAACCGCTGCCGAGTCGACTTTGTCTTCTTGCCCTATCTCGACTATTGCACCTATGCATTGGCGGTCGCAGGTTCACCGTTCGGAATAACCCCATGGGGGGGAATTATCATGAGGGCGGCATTTCATTACTCAGCCATGGGTGTCAAAGCTCCCACCGGTAAGGTTGAGTCCGTCAAGAAATGGCTGTTTGGCCGGCTCATGCGCGATCCACATCTTCGCGTATTATTCACGATAGATGAAACGCTTTACGAATACGCCTGCGAATGGCCCCAAGAGACCCGTTCACGTCTGGTCTATCTTCCGGATCTTGCTGTCACCAAACAGTCAATCGATCGACCCAGTGCGCGCGAGCGCCTGCGACTCGGACAAGATGCGTTGATCATCTTGATGTACGGATCGCTCGCCAAAAGAAAAGGGATCGAAGCATTGTTGCTGGCCAGCCAACATCCGGACTTTCCTTCCCGCTGCCAGTTGCTCCTGGCTGGAAAACAGGCACCAGATGCGATACCTATTCTTCAGTCGCCTCAAGCGATGCGCTTACGGCAAACGGGTCGATTGCACGAACTCACGCATTACCTCAGTGAAGATGAAGAAAATACGGTGTTCTCAGCTGCCGACGCTGTGTGGCTTGGCTACCTGGGTCACTATCAAATGAGCGGGGTCCTTGTGCAAGCGGGAATGATGGGTCTCCCGAATATCGCGTGTGAGGAAGGGCTGATAGGCTGGCTCACCAGGCGGCATCAATCCGGTGTGGTGGTCCCCATATCCGACCCTGCGATCGTGGCGAGAGAGATCAAATCTTTGTTCGAAACTCCCGGTCGTGCACATGAATTCGGCAGCAATGGACGAAAGGCCTATGCTTCACACACTGAAGCTGAAGCAGCAAGGATTCTTCTGCAGGCGATTGGTTGCTGAGATATGTGTACCTGTCCAATTATCATCGGGATCTGTGTCACGCTCCTTCTCGGGAGCCCGCTGATGGCCGAGACTTCCGGCCTGACGTATTATGTGTCATCAAGCGCCGGGAGCGACCGTAATCCCGGCACGCACGCCAAACCCTTCTTGACCATCGAACGGGCCCGCAATGAGATCCGGGAACTCAAAGTACGCGGGACACTCGGCACAGCCGGAGTCACCGTGTATGTCAGAGGAGGGGACTACCCGCTGACAGAGACATTTACACTGAGCGAACAAGATTCCGGCCTGTCTGATGCCCCCATCGTCTATGCAGCCTATCAGCATGAGGAAGTGAGATTGTCCGGAAGCATCAAGATACCGGTCGGGGCCTTTCAGCCGGTTACGCAGGCGGAAGAGGTGAAGCGGCTGGCTTCTTCCGCCATGCCTCACGTCCGTCGAGCCGATCTGAAAGCGCTAGGATTGGCCAACGCTCAGGACACGCGCTGGAATAGAAGCGCCCCTGGACAGCCTGAAAGGCCGAGTCCCGAAGAGATTTTTGTCAATGATGAGGTGATGCAGGTGGCTCGCTGGCCGAACAAGGGATGGGCTGTGGTTGCCTCTGTCACGGATGCCGGGAAAGCCGGCAACAATATTGAAGGCCGTCCAGGGGCTTTCCGACTTGACGATCCCCGCATCTCGCAATGGGGCAATACGAACGTTTGGCTCAAAGGTTATTGGTATTGGGATTGGTACGATGAAACCATCGCTGTTCGATCGATCGATCCTGTCAGCCGTACGGTCGCGCTGGCAACGCCCTCGGTCTATGGACTGAAGGCCGGGGCAAGGTACTTCGCGTTCAATGTCCTGTCAGAGCTTGACCAGGAGGGCGAATACTACATCGATCGTGAGACGTCTGTCGCATACTTCTGGTTTCCTGCGTCGCTGGCGGGAAACCGTGTGACTGTCTCGCGGCTCTTGACCCCGCTTGTTGCGTTACGGGACGCCGCCTTCGTCACCCTCCAGGGGCTCATCATCGAAGAGGGGCGCGACGATGGTATTCAGATAAGTGGGGGGCAGGGGAACCAGATTCGCGATTGCATCATCCGTAATGTTGGCAAAGACGGGGTTGTGATTCAGGGGGGATGGCAACAAGTAATTACAGGCTCCCATGTCTATAACGTCGGCACACGCGGTATCGTGGCGACGGGTGGGGACCGAAAGACCCTTAAAGCCGCCGAGCACAAGATATTCGGCAACCATGTGCATCACTATGGCCGTCGCATTGCTACCACCAAAGCCGGGATCGATATCGATGGGGTAGGGATAGAGGTGTCGCATAATCATGTTCACGATGCCCCTCATGTGGGTATTCTCTTTGCGGGCAATGAGCACCTCATCCAATTTAATGAGATTCACCACGTGTGCGAGGAGACTTCCGATGCAGGCGCAATCTACGTGGGGCGGGATTGGACGGCGCGTGGAAATGCAATTCGATACAACTTCATCCACGACCTGTACGGCAAGAACCAGAAAAATGATGTGACGGCGATCTATCTCGACGATCTTGTAAGCGGCGTAGATATTTTTAGCAATGTGGTCACTGACGTTCATCGAGCGATACTTGTCGGAGGGGGCCGCGACAACAGGGTTGCCAACAACGTATTTGCCAATTGTGACATTGCGATTTCCTTGGATGCACGAGGGGTGACTGGCGCACTCTCGATCATGTCGCAAAACAGTGTGTATATGAAGCGGCTTCGGGCCATGCCATTCGGAAGTCCCCCTTGGAGCACGCGGTATCCGCAGCTCGCGACGTTGCTTCAGGACGAGCCGATCATTCCAAAAAATAATGTGTTGCAGCGGAACGTTTCCTACCGCTGCAAGCAATCAACGATCAATCCACTCGCGCGGCCATACGGTTCTATTGAACTCCCGCAGGATTCGGATTCCGACCTGGGATTGCCAGCTCGGGCCATTCAACATTCCCCAGCCAGACCACGCACTCCGATTCGAACCATGCTTCCTGGCTGGGAGGCTGTGCCTTTTCCCGATATGGGTTTACCGAAGTAACCCCATCAGGTGGCGCGAGATATCTGAGAACGAATATGGCGAACATGCCCGACGACGCACATGAGCTGACTTCATCATGAATCTTGGCATCTACATCGGACTTCTTCTCGCCCTCCTCCTTGGCACGCTCTACCGTCCGGCGATTGGTCTTGCGAGCCTGGTCTGTATCCAGGTGCTGGATTTTTGGGGACAGTTGTCGTCACCGTGGTTAGCTGAAAACGGGAAGTTCACAAATCTCTATGTGGTCGGCCTGGTCGCCATCGGCTTACTGCGCGCGCAACAGACTTCGTGCGAAAAATTACGCGGTATTCCGTGGGTACAGGTGGTGGTCGTTTGTTTGTGGCTTGAGGCCGGAATCTCCTTGTATTGGTCGCCGGCATTCACGCAAGGACTTGGGGAATGGGGTAAGTATTGGCCGTATATGTTGCTTCATGCCGGTCTCGTTCCGCTCCTCATCAGACGTCCCATCGATTTGCAGCATGGGCTGAGCGCCGTCTTAGTTCTCGGTGCGGTGTTGGCCATTCTCGTGGATGCATTCGTCCGTTGGGACCAACGGTTCATCGTGTCGTTCTATAACCCGAACGAGAGATTTTGGAATGCCTTGGCCTTCGCGCAAATGGCTGGCTATGTCACGATCGCCGCAGTGCTTCTGAACCATCAAAGAAGCTGGTTCTGGACGCTCCTCAAAGGAGTGGCTATCGCGAGCAGCGTGGTCTTGGTCGTGAAATCAGGAACACGAGGGCAATTCGTACTCATGGCGACGTTGCCCATCATATTCTTGCCCATAAGCCGAACGCTCACGAGTATGAAAACGTATGTGTCGGGCGTTCTGTTGGTGGCATGTCTGGCCTCCGTAACGATCTTTGCCTACGATTCCCTCACGCACCAGGACGAGCGCTGGTCCTCCGGCAAGTTCCAATCAGACTGGAACCTCCGAGTGAACAATATCGACAAGCTTCTCCATCACTGGCTGAAGGCGTCGAATGGTGACCCAGCGGTTCTTGTTCTCGGACTCGGAAACTCCGCGTCGTTTTCGCCACGCATCATTGGGTTTTACCCGCATATGATGCTTCCGGAGGTGTTGGGGGAAGAAGGCTTGCTGGGGGTGGGCCTCTTGGGTTTGGCCGTCTGGGTGTCCATCCGCTCCACGCGGAGGGCCTACCATCTTGCGAAGGACGATGAAGTCCAGCGCGGCATCCTGGCCACTCTGTCGGCATGTTTCGCGTTCGCATTTTTGTTGTCTTTTAAGCAAGGTTCCCTGGTAGGGTTTTCGGCAGAAATATTTTCGTTTGCAATATTGATTGAACGGCAGGGTCGGCTGCTCGTGTCGTCACAACGCATCCAGATCGATGATGCATCGATCGAGCCCACCTTGCCCGATTCGGTTGCCAGTGCTTCGGGACCGGCATGATATCTATGCAGTTATAGATGGTTGTCCGATGTGTGCGCGTCACGGCGCATTATGTCGAGGCCCTGGATGGTGGTGGGACAGTCGACGGAGGCGCCGTTGGGAGGTGCCGCTGAGCATTTCACCGCGACTATCCATCGTTTCAGGCACGATTCTAATTGGTAAGAATAAGCAGGCTTAGCCATGTCCAAGGTTACGATCATTCAGCGGATTGTTCCCCACTATCGCGTTCCGTTTTTTGAATCGCTGTATCATGAGCTGGCCCATGCCGGCATCGAACTGCAGTTGATTTATGGACAGGAATACCCTGGAACTGTGCCACGCTCAGAGCTGCTGGAACATCCCTGGGCCGTCAGAATCGAAAACCGATATCTCAACACACCCTTCGGGCGACTCGTGTGGCAATCCTGCTTGGGCCGCCTGCAGGATTCCGATCTCATCGTGTTTGAACAGACGAATTCCTTGCTGCTGAATTATTGGCTATTGCTACGTCGGCGACTGGGGAAGCATCGATTGGCCTTTTGGGGACATGGACGCAACTTTCAAGCAGGCTCAGGGCATTCGTTAAAAGAGGAGTTGAAGAAACTATTCATCAATCAAGTCGATTGGTGGTTTGCATATACGGAAGCCAGCGGTTCGGTCGTCCGGGAATCTGGGTTCTCCCAGGATAGAATCACCATCGTGCAGAATGCGATTGATACCAATGAACTGGGATCCGCGCTCGCGGCTGTGACGCAAGACGACCTGAGTGCTTTGCGCGCTTATTTAGGCTTACCGAAGGAGCATGTCGCCTTATATTGCGGCGGTATGTATGCAGGCAAGCGACTGAGTTTTCTGCTCGAAGCATGCAAGATGATCCGTGAGAGAATCCACGATTTCCACGTGGTCCTCATCGGCGACGGCCCAGAACAGGAGACCGTCGAACGGGCAGCCCTGGAGTACGACTGGATTCACTACGTTGGCCCCAAATTTGGAGGGGATAGGGCAGTGTATTTTAGAGCCAGCCGCGCCCTACTGATGCCGGGCTTGGTAGGATTGGCCATCGT from Nitrospirota bacterium includes the following:
- the gmd gene encoding GDP-mannose 4,6-dehydratase, with protein sequence MKKALISGITGQDGSYLAEFLLGKGYEVYGIIRRSSSFNTGRIDPIYEDPHVPHRRLHLVYGDLNDASSLNRIIRTVQPDEIYNLGAQSHVRVSFDIPEYTGEITGLGTIRLLEAIREAGLKPKFYQASSSEMFGKVQDVPQRETTPFYPRSPYGAAKVYSYWITVNYREAYDLFACNGILFNHESPRRGETFVTRKITKAAARIKLGVQKDLFLGNLDAKRDWGFAGDYVQAMWMMLQAPKPEDYVIATGETHTVREFLELAFDRLQLDWEKYVKIDPAYYRPTEVDLLIGDASKAKQDLGWEPKVRFRELAHMMVDADLALEQERLEGTHGKK
- a CDS encoding GDP-L-fucose synthase, with the translated sequence MSFWSDKRVVVTGGAGFLGSFVVEQLQTKGCHDIVVPRSNDYDLVQMDAVQQLYSDSIPDIVIHLAARVGGIGANQANPGKFFYDNLMMGAQLIEVGRQRGLKKFVALGTICAYPKFAPIPFKEDDIWNGYPEETNAPYGLAKKMMLVQSQAYRDQYGFNSIVLFPVNLYGPRDNFDLETSHVIPALIRKCMTAQEAGQATLTLWGDGSPTREFLYVEDAAAGILLAAEHYEGRLPVNLGTGEEVTIRNLATMIAAEANFTGQIVWDTSKPNGQPRRCLDVSRAKQLFGFQAKYALRDGLKKTWQWFVTNRHNLRQISF
- a CDS encoding tetratricopeptide repeat protein, which translates into the protein MKEFDPSPLKQEQSPASFPILSGTDSLVTMPGISNQSVEAADSIDPSDGHESYERGTALKNVGLFRQAAEHYEKAAQHPRYALKGFAQMGLCLKKSGKQDDAVEAFRRALQVPSTSLKERVQILYLLGRTLESLGRIPESMETYRWLRREAPQYRDVAMRIESLSTRRMPANNRLT
- a CDS encoding lipopolysaccharide biosynthesis protein, which translates into the protein MTVKRRVLKNAAMAIAQVVVIGLAFFVLFRFLLETIGIERVGIWSLVLATTNVTRISELGFANSVLQFVSRYLAKGEPLRAARVIETAIITVAGFGGLALFLLYPILEWAVARLIPPALLPEAIGLLPFTVGSLWCSMMASTVHSGLDGIQRTDLRSVVLMSSQLIFVGTVFYLVPANGLEGVAQAQLIQSFWSLLVSWMVLKVSLDGLSIMPYRWSATVFREMFGYAANFQVNGIAQLFFEPTTKALLSKWGTLSDVGYFEMASRMIMQIRSLLVAANQVMVPVITTQQERAPTHIPDTYKRCYDIMLYLSIPIFSFLFVVTPLISEAWIGRYEAVFVVFAFLLIASWALNTTTVPAYLAFVGTGQLRWNTWSHLLMGVTNLLLGYILGYMMGSIGVVVGTCLAIVAGSVMTLLTFHAEHHVDLHGLVSRGSKGLALWCMSGVVGGLLLYYFLRDTLALWTVAVLVCAIFGALVAPSMWHHRIRTFLLDGLAELCGLKKTHQEKH
- a CDS encoding right-handed parallel beta-helix repeat-containing protein — encoded protein: MAETSGLTYYVSSSAGSDRNPGTHAKPFLTIERARNEIRELKVRGTLGTAGVTVYVRGGDYPLTETFTLSEQDSGLSDAPIVYAAYQHEEVRLSGSIKIPVGAFQPVTQAEEVKRLASSAMPHVRRADLKALGLANAQDTRWNRSAPGQPERPSPEEIFVNDEVMQVARWPNKGWAVVASVTDAGKAGNNIEGRPGAFRLDDPRISQWGNTNVWLKGYWYWDWYDETIAVRSIDPVSRTVALATPSVYGLKAGARYFAFNVLSELDQEGEYYIDRETSVAYFWFPASLAGNRVTVSRLLTPLVALRDAAFVTLQGLIIEEGRDDGIQISGGQGNQIRDCIIRNVGKDGVVIQGGWQQVITGSHVYNVGTRGIVATGGDRKTLKAAEHKIFGNHVHHYGRRIATTKAGIDIDGVGIEVSHNHVHDAPHVGILFAGNEHLIQFNEIHHVCEETSDAGAIYVGRDWTARGNAIRYNFIHDLYGKNQKNDVTAIYLDDLVSGVDIFSNVVTDVHRAILVGGGRDNRVANNVFANCDIAISLDARGVTGALSIMSQNSVYMKRLRAMPFGSPPWSTRYPQLATLLQDEPIIPKNNVLQRNVSYRCKQSTINPLARPYGSIELPQDSDSDLGLPARAIQHSPARPRTPIRTMLPGWEAVPFPDMGLPK
- a CDS encoding glycosyltransferase family 4 protein; this encodes MSKVTIIQRIVPHYRVPFFESLYHELAHAGIELQLIYGQEYPGTVPRSELLEHPWAVRIENRYLNTPFGRLVWQSCLGRLQDSDLIVFEQTNSLLLNYWLLLRRRLGKHRLAFWGHGRNFQAGSGHSLKEELKKLFINQVDWWFAYTEASGSVVRESGFSQDRITIVQNAIDTNELGSALAAVTQDDLSALRAYLGLPKEHVALYCGGMYAGKRLSFLLEACKMIRERIHDFHVVLIGDGPEQETVERAALEYDWIHYVGPKFGGDRAVYFRASRALLMPGLVGLAIVDSFVAGTPLFTTDLRSHSPEISYLEHGVNGVMTPCHVHLYADAVVRFFESEEQQQRLQSGCRRSADLCTLDHMVSSFSMGIRSCLGLER